In Podarcis raffonei isolate rPodRaf1 chromosome 8, rPodRaf1.pri, whole genome shotgun sequence, the genomic window CAAGGAGTTAGCAAAATATTCCAAAGTTTACCATTTTGTGCCTGCAATTCACAAAGAAAGCCTGGTTAAAAGAGCCTAGCTTATTCATTAGTTGCAAGATCCAACGGCAAAAAAGCTTTCCTTACCTAAAGTTGGCATAACTTGCAGTGTTTTTATATTAAACTGGCTGTCTAAACATTGCAACGGACACACAGTGTAAAAGCCAGTGGATTAATCTTGACATTGGTTCAGTTACCTCAAGAACCCAGCTACTTGTCACCTCTAATCTCCTGCTACTTAGGGGAACAACAACTGAACCAGAACGAAGAACAGGACACCTCTCCTGTTGCTGGGAAGTTTTGGCAAGTTATTAGAATAATTTGAAAGCTGGGACTTTCCTCATTCAACATCAGAGATTCTGTAACATTAACAGTTGTGAAGAAGGGGAATTTTGTTGTTCTCTAGTGCTGTTCTCTAGTGGGAACCTTAATGTGGCAACAAAGCCACTGTAATAACAGtgcaaccccacccccaacccaacAGAGTTGTTTCAGGAGGATTCTGCGGTCAATGGTATAGAAAACCACTGAAAGGCTGGGAAGAATCCACAGGGAAAAACTCACCTACCCCTCTCTCAAAAACCAATGAGAGCAACAGGAGCTGTTGCAGGCCTAAAGCCAAACTGAAATGGGTCTAAAAAATCTGCTTcatccccaccccactgccttcCCTCAAAAATTTTATTTCTCTTGTATCTGTAGTCAGAACATGGCAGACCATCTGGGCAGAATCAGGCAAAACTGATCTCTTTGATCTCAAAGAGGAAAGACATGATCACATGCAGGAGCACATGTGCAGAGATCAACAAGCTCATATATGAACGAAATATCATCATATTGTGCATATGCTATGGCACAGCAAAATAATTCCAAACATAAGATGTAATGAAAATGCTTGCAgtttaatattaaaatacaaaaaaaaaatattttcagagcACTGAAGTGCAACATTTGACTTTGGCAAGAtagtgattaaaaaaacaaaaaccaatgaaAACCACTGTTGCAATGAAATATCACCCACAGAAAAGAAAATCACTTCATATTGTCTTTTAAAGCTTTGCATAGTCATTGTCAGGTGACGTGTTCTATTGGTTTGCTGGTGAAAAAAACACATTGAACAATACAGCAAACACTACAAATGCCAAGTAAGCAACTATGCAGACCCAGAATCGAGGATCTTTAATGAAATTCTTATCAAAACAGCTGAATATGACATAGCCTATTGACATCCCAGCAAGGCCTCCGGCAATGTGGGCCACAAAGGAAACCTTAAGAGGaaaaacaaacacagagagacactTAGCAAGTGTTCCACTTTAGGATGGAGGTTCAAGCAGCGGTCATGACACAGAGGCTGTGAGTATAGCGCAAGGGAAAGTCAGAGCAGAATTGGCAGCAAGTGTCCAGAAGGACTTCAGTGCAGTCTGTACTGTGGAAGGCAGGGGCTGCAAGCAGGAACAATGGCTCCAAGTCAAGGACTTTGCAAGAAGAGTTTCCAAGAGCTCTAACAACTCTGCCAATGTGCAGCAGCCAGGAAAAAGAAGGGGTTAACCCAGCACGTTATCCAGTGTAATAGGGCTcccaccttctcttcccccttccccaaatccaTTCTGGAGGATTGGGAGAAACCCCAAGACATCATGGGGGAACCGTTCCACCTGGCAaggagaaatgcttgcactgatgcaaCAGGGGGATATTGAATTCCTCCCAGGGAATCCACAAAAATGGGGAACCGGCTGGAGACTGCAAGGGTGGGGCAAGAGGACCCCACAACAAATGCTAGAGGGAGGCACCCACCTCAGAGTGAGCCACACATGCCCCGCACCCACCCCCTAGTGCAAACTGCTTTTGTCTTGGTTGCTGCTGGAAGCCATGTCTCCCTTCCTAGGCAgcttgactgactccagctacagaaACCCCCCCACGCCAGTTGGGGACCCCCTTTCTGCTCTGCATGGACCAAGAGATCATGCTGATTTCCCTCCAACGCATTGCTAGGCTGACTCAAGACCAATCGTCCCTTCCCACAGAACATGCAGGTGAGAGCATTCCCACAGAGCATTCGGCCCTATCTTCATGTAGGAACCGTTCCTGGACTCTCTTTCCACATGCAGCCACTTCTCTTCAGGCTTCCTCACCCACCCACTTTCCCCTGCAACCTGCAGCATGCAAAGTGCCCCTCAGCTTCCTTCCAGTGTTATTTGAAGCTCCAAGGCAGCCACTGAGCTGGACCCGCAGAACAGGCCTTTCTTCATTCTAGCCCTGCGTAAGGTGCcagagaggaaaaagagagagcaagaagGCCGCAGGTAAATGATACAGTCCCAAAGGCCAACAGCAGGAAGAGCGGAAGGATTCAGCCCTTGAAGGAAGGAGGAGCATCTGGTGAAGGGAAATAAGAGAATGCCAAGTTAGTTTCCCAAAGCAGAAAGCTGAGAGAGCCCGATGAAATTCTGCTGCAGGAAACACGCTTACCTGAGGCGCAGAATTATCGGGAATAAATCTTCTGTACAAAGCAAATCCCACATCAGTTCCAACTAGGAAAACAAGACAAGTGGTCAGAAGGAAACTGGGCAAGGCCTCAAACACTTCTGAGCAGCCTCCCTGCCTGGGAACCACTGACAGGACAGTGGAGCACAATGGGCTACATTGACCCACTGGGTCAAGTCCTTAACGGCCAAAATGTAGAAGTGGGcatcaccatttttaaaaaatatatataaaaagacatATTTTGGGAGTCTGGGAAGGTCACAACAACCTTTTGGCCTCACAGAATCACAGCAGGGGCCCCCTAGGAATGGTAAGTAAatgagtaatttttttaaaaaaacaaatttgtgggcataaaaaaacccaaacttttGGCATCACCTACAGAAGCAGACATTGAAAGTAAATCTAAAACTAAATTTATAAAGAAGTTAAAAGGGACACATTTGGGAGGCCACAAAAATACTTTGCTATCACGATCACAGCAAGGGTGGGGGGATGGATGGGAGaagatgggggggaaataaatttgtgATCATGGCATCACAAGTGAGGAAGCACATAAGAGcaatctttttatatataaatgacaAATTTGGGAAGTTGGTAGTGGCAGTGCAGACCATTGTAGATATAAGAAGAGCCTAAATTGTACGGCTCAGCCATAATTGCTACGCCTTTAAATGATTTTTACAACCAAGTTAAGCAAGGGTCACCTTCTTTGAAAAGAAAACAGTCCACCAGACTTTGTTCTGCTTCCAAACTGTGGATGATAACGttgaattattactattattttatgaCTGTATTAAATTGTTTTCTGTTAGACACTCTGCTTTTTCGGGATAAAAGGCATGATACTAAACAAATAAGGAGCTatgtaaataaactgccacataAAAGAAGAACTGTAGGTATGCCCAAGTGAGCATGGGGCAGAAAAAGGAGGCTGGCTTAGTAAATGGGCTTACAGATTTACAGAGAGATTAGATCAGAATGGGAGACATTAAAAAATACCTATGCTGAGTATGAAGAGTAATCTGACAACTCCAAACAGCGGAATCATTTCTCGGAAGTTCTGTAAAGAACAAAAACATTAAGAAACTTTTGAACGACCCCATACCTCTTAAGGGTgctgttggatggccatctgtcatcgcagctttagctgagattcctgcattgcagggggttggactagatgacccttgggtcccttccaactctatgattctatgattcagatgttacctcaccaccaccaccaaaacacaTACTTTATAAAGGGGAGAGAAGGTATGGGACTCCTTTATCTTTGAAACATTTGGGTGAGTCTGAGAGATGGGTTCTGGAGGTATCTTGCATTTTCATACAATCATATTATTGGAAGGGACTTTGAAGGTGATTTAGTCCAGTCCTCTGCTCAGGGCAGAGTCTGCAATGGAGGGTCTGCAACTACAaatggcccatcacctcctgggacAGCCTCTTCATCAGTTGACAACCTGTTGCCATTCAGGCATTTTTCCTGATTGCTCCCCTGCAATCTTTATCCCCCAAAGTTCTAGTCTCGTCCTCATGGAGCAAAAGAGAATGAGAGTCTGCTCCACCTTCTACTTGATGGACCTTCAAATTTTTTCAGAGCTGCTCTCCTTAATCttcccttttccaggctaaacatgtccagctcTGTCAGGGAACAACAAAAAGCTCAGAGGTGGAAAGGCAgttggattacagagagccccccaaagatcgtgggaagcagcacttcctcagcggaggagggAAGTCCCGCCTCTAGTGGCTTGGAGGATGCAAGAAAGAGCCAAGACACTGTGCctgagcaaagcagggaggagggaggtctccctttacccaagccttcctAGTGCAGTAGGTTTTcccgcagagaggggaggcgtcagCTGgggggtcaagaaactactctgctggggaaagtttaaggaccgcccaccctcagattctgctagtgactgaggaAGACATGGAGTTTAgacgttctgcactgtaaatgctttgcaccaataataaagcccTTGAAAGACCAGTGAGGGATCTTGCCTCtgcgctctcgagcaaccacccaATAGGCATAACAAGCtctttcaactgttcctcacaggGCTTTGGTTTGTGGAACTAAGTGCCTAAAATAATTGTTTCCCCATAGAGCAAAGAGAGTTAGGATTAGGCTTCGCACCCACAACAATACAGGTATGGCCTACCTTTGAGTAGTTATATCTTTACTGATACCAACCCCAATTGCAAACAACTTCACCTGAATCCTGAGCAACCTCCTTACCACTAGAATATTCATGAAGTATCCTCCTATGAGAGCATAGACTCCTCCTGATGCTCCGACCAGGCCCTGGAGAGGATCACAGACTGAGCTTGCCAAGGAACCTGCAGCAGTGGTGGGGAAAAGAGGATTGTGGCAGGTTAattactgtattggcccaaatataaaccacacctttaaaatttagggggggggagagaaaaaaagacaatacccgaatataagctgctcccttaaaattgggcTATAGGCTGAAAATTGCTGCGGTTCGTAGAATTGTAACTCCagccaatttaagcctttgatcttgcaagCCCTCAAAAGTTACCGTACAATCGCTAAAATGGCAAATCGCTATTCAATTGCTACAATTCCGCAGGCATTCACACCTGTAAATGGCAAATGAACAGTCTCAAGCTCGCAAATTggcaagaaaacattttttttgttccattttaccgtatgtctgtttcagcagcgctattgtaaaagccaatttttataaggtcgcaaatttaagccgcattttaacttttcactgtcggaatttgggggaaaagtgaggcttatattcagaccAATACGGTAAAGCTTCCCATAGAAAGAGGCATGACTGTGCTGCCTGTTTTCCAATCTCTTCTCTTCCCACTCACCTGCAAGCACTCCTGCAATATAGACCAACCCAACTCTGTGTCCTTTGTGAACCAGTTCTAGGGGGATCCCCAAGAGAAGCTGCAGGAAGAGGTTTCCTAAGATATGTTCAATGCTGCAAAGGAAAAAAGCACAGGGAGAAGATGAATCAGCACTTATGTCTATCTTgattaagacaaaaacaaaatctaCATTCAAGTGCTAGAGGCTAAGTAACTACAGGTGCTGACACACATACTACTCTCTTAGCCCTGGGCCATTAGACAGTTTAGATGCAGATGAAACTGAGACAAGGTCTCCAGCAAAGGAAAGACTTTGAGGGCCCTGCTGCCCTTCTTTGTGGGGCACTCAACAAGTCACCCACTCAGTCACTTGTGCCAGAGGGCCAACATGGCTGTGATTAAATGGGTGCTGCTCTAAAGGCCAAGCCTCACGAAACTGAAAATCTTAATCACATCATAGAAGGTGCACTGCTGTCTTGAGGCTTAGCCAGAGAATCACCGTTTTAGGAGAAGGGGGTGACCACCGAAGAATAATCCATAACTCATCCCAGCTTCATTGAAGGGGAGACACTCATATAGCTTAACAGGTCTGGGATGATTcaagtaggtagccatgttggtctgacgcagtcaaaataaaaaaattaaataaaaaaattgtccagtagcaccttagagactatctaagtttgttctgggtataagcttttgtgtgcatgcacacttcttcagatacacctcttcagaagtgtgcatgcacacaaaagcttatacagtggtaccttgggttaa contains:
- the RHBDL2 gene encoding rhomboid-related protein 2 codes for the protein MELERLHAEEERAARSQEEEEGEEEGRNRAACLSCDSLHNTVSKWMLPEDSRATYLERANCIPPPIFILGISVAEVAVFIYYAVSKPQSQWLTLDWESNQNSPFIYRPDKRKEAWRFLSYMLVHAGIEHILGNLFLQLLLGIPLELVHKGHRVGLVYIAGVLAGSLASSVCDPLQGLVGASGGVYALIGGYFMNILVNFREMIPLFGVVRLLFILSIVGTDVGFALYRRFIPDNSAPQVSFVAHIAGGLAGMSIGYVIFSCFDKNFIKDPRFWVCIVAYLAFVVFAVLFNVFFSPANQ